A single region of the Tachyglossus aculeatus isolate mTacAcu1 chromosome X1, mTacAcu1.pri, whole genome shotgun sequence genome encodes:
- the MARCHF2 gene encoding E3 ubiquitin-protein ligase MARCHF2: MTTGDCCHLPGSLCECTRNAAFSKTVEDSDLGRPQYVTQVTTKDGRLLSTVIKALGPQSDGPICRICHEGGNGEVLLSPCDCTGTLGTVHKSCLEKWLSSSNTSYCELCHTEFVVERRPRPLREWLKDPGPRNEKRTLFCDMVCFLFITPLAAISGWLCLRGAQDHLQFNSRLEAVGLIALTIALFTIYILWTLVSFRYHCQLYSEWRRTNQKVRLMIPDSRSSETTQHSSLSATLLKKNAEETTV, from the exons ATGACGACGGGCGACTGTTGCCACCTCCCTGGCTCACTGTGTGAATGCACCCGGAATGCCGCCTTCTCCAAGACCGTGGAGGACTCGGATCTCGGGCGGCCGCAGTACGTGACCCAAGTTACCACGAAGGATGGGCGGCTGCTGTCCACCGTGATCAAAGCCCTGGGTCCGCAGAG CGATGGCCCAATCTGCCGAATCTGCCACGAAGGCGGGAATGGGGAGGTGCTGCTCTCTCCGTGTGACTGCACGGGCACGCTTGGCACCGTGCACAAGAGCTGCCTGGAGAAGTGGCTTTCTTCCTCCAACACCAGCTACTGCGAGCTGTGCCACACAGAGTTTGTGGTGGAGAGGCGGCCCCGGCCCCTGAGAGAG TGGCTGAAGGATCCCGGGCCCCGGAATGAGAAGAGGACCCTTTTCTGTGACATGGTGTGTTTCCTGTTCATCACGCCACTGGCTGCCATCTCGGGCTGGCTGTGTCTCCGCGGGGCCCAGGACCACTTGCAGTTTAACAGCAGACTGGAGGCGGTGGGACTGATAGCCCTCACTATAGCACTTTTTACAATCTACATCCTTTGGACCCTG GTTTCATTCCGCTACCATTGCCAGCTGTATTCCGAGTGGAGAAGGACCAATCAGAAAGTCCGCTTGATGATCCCGGACTCCAGAAGCTCAGAAACAACCCAGCATTCCTCCCTGTCAGCCACGCTCCTGAAGAAGAACGCGGAGGAAACCACAGTGTGA